From a region of the Deinococcus terrestris genome:
- a CDS encoding ABC transporter ATP-binding protein has protein sequence MTVPPQAARPLLTAQDVHLTAAGRFILTVPHLSLRPGELTHLRGENGAGKTTLLRALAGDLPYQGTLDLHGHPPGSRPARAQTAFVSTEPTLLDDLTVEENLQFMAAAWIRSPEPVLDLARAFGLSPWLDAWPSDLSRGTRQKVALSLFLGLTLPLTLLDEPFSTLDAGSRDVLRQALGERVQSGGSVLLTTHGTDLDGLPHRVLDLHQGELRGAESVA, from the coding sequence ATGACCGTCCCCCCCCAGGCTGCCCGCCCCCTCCTGACCGCCCAGGACGTGCATCTCACGGCCGCGGGCCGCTTCATCCTGACCGTGCCGCACCTGAGCCTCCGGCCGGGCGAGCTGACCCACCTGCGGGGCGAGAACGGCGCGGGCAAGACCACCCTGCTGCGCGCGCTCGCCGGGGACCTGCCCTATCAGGGCACCCTTGACCTGCACGGCCACCCGCCCGGCTCCCGGCCCGCCCGCGCCCAGACGGCCTTCGTCTCCACCGAACCCACCCTGCTGGACGACCTCACGGTGGAAGAGAACCTCCAGTTCATGGCCGCCGCGTGGATCCGGTCGCCGGAGCCGGTCCTCGACCTCGCCCGCGCGTTCGGGCTCTCCCCCTGGCTGGACGCCTGGCCGTCAGACCTGTCGCGCGGCACCCGCCAGAAGGTCGCCCTCAGCCTGTTCCTGGGACTGACGCTCCCGCTCACCCTGCTCGACGAGCCCTTCAGCACCCTGGACGCCGGGTCACGGGACGTCCTGCGGCAGGCCCTGGGAGAGCGCGTCCAGTCCGGGGGCAGCGTGCTGCTCACCACCCACGGCACCGATCTGGATGGCCTGCCCCACCGCGTCCTCGACCTCCACCAGGGAGAGTTGCGCGGCGCGGAGTCCGTCGCGTGA
- a CDS encoding winged helix-turn-helix domain-containing protein → MSAQDPPGPPDPLHALLGLDRVIHEPVRLAILSLLAGAQEAEFKFLESALGLSKGNLSSHAAKLEDAGYIEVHKAFRGKLPVTSYRITEAGRAALDAYWAALRGAAPGGS, encoded by the coding sequence GTGAGCGCCCAGGACCCCCCGGGTCCGCCCGACCCCCTGCATGCGCTGCTCGGCCTCGACCGGGTGATTCACGAACCGGTGCGCCTCGCCATCCTGTCGCTGCTGGCCGGCGCCCAGGAGGCCGAGTTCAAGTTCCTGGAGTCCGCGCTGGGGCTGAGCAAGGGCAACCTCTCCAGCCACGCGGCCAAGCTGGAAGACGCCGGGTATATCGAGGTGCACAAGGCCTTCCGCGGCAAGCTGCCTGTCACGAGCTACCGCATCACGGAGGCGGGCCGCGCCGCGCTGGACGCCTACTGGGCGGCCCTGAGGGGGGCGGCGCCGGGCGGAAGCTGA
- a CDS encoding M48 family metalloprotease has translation MTTLPQTAPTAPAPTAVTPEAQRDHQRLKTTRATLLPLVNVTLNLLLVGSGGAAGLREALGGGDAFLERAAFVGVYSLGLSLTFLPLSYALGYLPDRRAGLLRLSPGKWLGKWGQRTLIGDTVSAGIYLGLNTVFRAAPTAWLPGAAGVITALLGGLALAQPWLSRRLTRIEPPKDARVERIAGEVFAQAGVRLRQVSVAHVSGDTRMSNAFVQPGPRGAELILSDTLLAGADDDALRFVIAHELAHFRRRDLWRLLGWQWLSLMTMVGAAATLLGALGGWAGLQGAGDIAAIPLLAATFMVAQKALDLLGNALKRHMEYRADADALRLTGDLDAMRRVLERLGHDNLSDPNVSRLTEVLFHDHPSTARRLAAGAAVLTGRA, from the coding sequence ATGACGACCCTGCCCCAGACCGCCCCCACCGCTCCTGCCCCCACCGCCGTGACGCCCGAAGCGCAGCGCGATCACCAACGCCTGAAGACCACGCGGGCCACCCTCTTGCCCCTCGTCAATGTCACGCTGAATCTGCTGCTGGTGGGCAGCGGCGGCGCGGCCGGATTGCGCGAGGCACTGGGCGGGGGCGACGCCTTTCTCGAGCGGGCGGCCTTCGTGGGCGTTTACTCGCTGGGCCTGTCGCTGACGTTCCTGCCGCTGAGCTACGCGCTGGGCTACCTCCCCGACCGGCGGGCCGGACTGCTGCGGCTCTCGCCCGGGAAGTGGCTCGGCAAGTGGGGTCAGCGCACCCTGATCGGCGACACCGTCTCGGCAGGCATCTACCTGGGCCTGAATACGGTGTTCCGCGCCGCCCCGACCGCCTGGCTGCCCGGCGCGGCGGGGGTCATCACGGCCCTGCTGGGGGGACTCGCGCTCGCGCAGCCGTGGCTGAGCCGCCGCCTCACCCGCATCGAACCACCCAAGGACGCCCGCGTGGAGCGGATCGCGGGGGAGGTCTTCGCGCAGGCCGGGGTCCGGCTGCGGCAGGTCAGCGTGGCCCACGTCTCGGGCGACACCCGCATGTCCAATGCCTTCGTGCAGCCGGGGCCGAGAGGGGCGGAGCTGATCCTGAGCGACACCCTGCTCGCCGGAGCGGATGACGACGCCCTGCGCTTCGTGATCGCGCACGAACTCGCGCACTTCCGGCGCCGGGACCTGTGGCGGCTGCTGGGCTGGCAGTGGCTGTCCCTAATGACCATGGTGGGCGCGGCCGCCACGCTGCTCGGGGCGCTGGGGGGCTGGGCGGGCTTGCAGGGCGCCGGTGACATCGCGGCGATTCCGCTGCTGGCGGCCACCTTCATGGTCGCGCAAAAGGCGCTCGACCTGCTGGGCAATGCCCTGAAACGGCACATGGAGTACCGGGCCGACGCAGACGCCCTGCGGCTCACGGGCGACTTGGACGCCATGCGCCGGGTGCTGGAGCGCCTGGGCCACGACAACCTGAGCGACCCCAACGTCTCCCGCCTGACGGAGGTGCTGTTCCACGATCACCCCAGCACGGCGCGGCGGCTCGCGGCAGGGGCGGCGGTGCTGACGGGACGGGCGTAA
- a CDS encoding helix-turn-helix domain-containing protein: MTEAHTAQTPQQARALLDPQTMSVLGAFAEPATPSEAARQLGQPANRTTYHVRRLLDLELLRGVPGPGKRTRYQVVARSFVVPYRLTAAADVSDTFAPFFRELEGRFTAAVRERAQELSQERLEGAFTLRLGEVTPFEADPPPAELLSYALIANIQTLSLSAEQYADFERDLGALFARYAAHGPAPERRVCTAVRLLFPGALYAAQTE, from the coding sequence ATGACCGAAGCCCACACCGCCCAGACGCCGCAGCAGGCACGCGCGCTGCTGGACCCGCAGACCATGAGCGTGCTGGGGGCCTTTGCCGAGCCTGCCACCCCCAGTGAGGCAGCGAGGCAGCTCGGTCAGCCTGCCAACCGCACGACCTACCACGTGCGGCGGCTGCTGGACCTGGAGCTGCTGCGCGGCGTTCCCGGCCCCGGCAAGCGCACGCGGTACCAGGTGGTGGCGCGGAGCTTCGTGGTGCCCTACCGCCTGACGGCCGCTGCCGACGTGTCCGATACCTTTGCGCCCTTCTTCCGCGAACTGGAAGGCCGCTTTACCGCGGCCGTACGGGAGCGTGCCCAGGAGCTGAGCCAAGAGCGGCTGGAGGGGGCCTTTACCCTGCGGCTCGGCGAAGTCACGCCCTTCGAGGCCGACCCCCCACCCGCCGAACTCCTGAGCTACGCCCTGATCGCGAATATTCAGACCCTCAGCCTCAGCGCCGAGCAGTACGCCGACTTCGAACGCGACCTCGGGGCGCTGTTCGCCCGCTACGCCGCCCACGGCCCCGCCCCGGAGCGCCGCGTGTGCACCGCCGTCCGGCTGCTGTTTCCCGGCGCCCTGTACGCCGCGCAGACCGAGTGA